Proteins co-encoded in one Arachis hypogaea cultivar Tifrunner chromosome 11, arahy.Tifrunner.gnm2.J5K5, whole genome shotgun sequence genomic window:
- the LOC112720653 gene encoding casein kinase II subunit alpha-2, which produces MCKKSHYTRIKYAHEPPSLLFRLLLVCALVALRAPVAQYPTLRTPTTHLTNDTTTILHHHHHPYINRSRAQISRSSNRSRMSKARVYTDVNVLRPKEYWDYESLNVQWGDQDDYEVVRKVGRGKYSEVFEGINVNSNERCIIKILKPVKKKKIKREIKILQNLCGGPNIVKLLDIVRDQHSKTPSLIFEYVNSTDFKVLYPTLTDYDIRYYIYELLKALDYCHSQGIMHRDVKPHNVMIDHELRKLRLIDWGLAEFYHPGKEYNVRVASRYFKGPELLVDLQDYDYSLDMWSLGCMFAGMIFRKEPFFYGHDNHDQLVKIAKVLGTDELNAYLNKYHLELDPQLDALVGRHSRKPWSKFINADNQHLVSPEAIDFLDKLLRYDHQDRLTAREAMAHPYFSQVRAAESSRMRTQ; this is translated from the exons ATGTGCAAAAAAAGTCACTACACACGCATCAAATATGCGCACGAACCACCATCACTACTCTTCCGCTTGTTGCTAGTGTGCGCACTTGTTGCCTTGCGTGCGCCGGTAGCGCAATACCCTACCCTACGCACCCCCACCACGCACCTCACTAACGacaccaccaccatcctccaccaccaccatcacccttACATAAATCGCAGCAGAGCTCAGATCTCGCGTTCTTCCAATCGCTCACGCATGTCGAAGGCGCGTGTCTACACCGACGTCAACGTTCTCCGCCCCAAAGAGTACTGGGACTATGAGTCCCTCAACGTTCAGTGGGG TGATCAAGATGATTATGAGGTTGTAAGAAAAGTGGGAAGGGGGAAGTATAGTGAGGTTTTTGAAGGCATAAATGTTAACAGCAATGAGCGGTGTATAATCAAGATCCTCAAGCCTGTcaagaagaagaag ATTAAGAGAGAGATAAAAATACTTCAGAACCTCTGTGGGGGCCCAAATATTGTCAAGCTTCTTGATATTGTTAGAGATCAACACTCTAAAACTCCTAGCTTAATATTTGAGTATGTCAACAGTACAGATTTTAAAGTTTTGTATCCAACCTTGACTGATTATGACATACGCTATTACATATATGAGCTTCTTAAG GCCTTGGACTACTGTCATTCACAAGGCATAATGCATAGAGACGTGAAGCCTCATAATGTTATGATAGATCATGAATTACGAAAACTTCGATTGATAGATTGGGGTCTTGCTGAATTTTATCATCCTGGAAAGGAGTATAATGTTCGTGTGGCATCAAG ATACTTTAAGGGCCCTGAACTTCTAGTTGATTTACAAGACTATGACTACTCATTAGACATGTGGAGCCTTGGCTGCATGTTTGCTGGAATG ATATTTCGGAAGGAGCCTTTCTTTTATGGTCATGACAATCATGATCAGCTTGTCAAAATAGCCAAG GTACTTGGGACTGATGAATTGAATGCATACCTGAATAAGTATCACCTGGAGCTTGATCCTCAACTTGATGCACTTGTTGGAAG GCACAGTCGCAAACCCTGGTCAAAATTCATCAATGCAGATAACCAGCATCTTGTGTCTCCAGAG GCTATTGATTTCCTTGATAAGCTCCTTCGGTATGATCACCAGGACAGGCTAACGGCAAGAGAAGCAATG GCACATCCATATTTCTCTCAGGTAAGAGCTGCAGAAAGTAGCAGAATGCGGACACAGTAA
- the LOC114924662 gene encoding uncharacterized protein, with protein sequence MVRADVSVCIKVLLNAMEAHFGFRPTYRRVWLAKQKAVAHIYGDWDESYNGIKAALESPDGGWLPPAAYRAFCIRHVAANFALTFKGKDARRLLVNAAYAKTKVEFDYWFDILRSEDPAMCDWGNRIDYSLWTQHRNEGCQESSGVLTGEGHLREVGRAIRSQGERGRGPAGNWTGIQSTSGEGDKANLKTARCFTVTLYDRDNLEFTVSETTPTGSFSLGSYRVSLKAQTCNCGYFQALHYPCPHALACCAYSRLTWQPYVHQVYHLSSVFSVYRMGFTPPIPESFWPPYDGPIVIPDHTKRHASEGRPRPTRIRTTMDEANPNRPKRCGLCRQSGHIRRSCP encoded by the exons ATGGTTAGAGCTGATGTATCCGTCTGCATCAAGGTACTGCTAAATGCGATGGAGGCACACTTTGGGTTcaggccgacttacaggagggtctggttggcgaagcagaaggccgtcGCCCATATTTACGGTGattgggatgagtcatacaacgGGATCAAGGCTGCACTTGAGTCTCCCGATGGAGGATGGCTACCTCCTGCTGCATATCGTGCATTCTGTATTAGACATGTGGCTGCAAATTTTGCCCTCACATTCAAGGGCAAGGACGCAAGAAGGCTTCTTGTGAATGCAGCTTATGCCAAGACTAAGGTTGAAttcgattactggtttgatattctacGGTCTGAAGACCCTGCCATGTGTGACTGGGGGAACAGGATTGACTATTCGTTGTGGACTCAGCATCGGAATGAGG GGTGTCAGGAATCTTCCGGTGTGCTCACTGGTGAAGGCCACTTACGGGAGGTTGGCAGAGCTATTCGTTCACAAGGGGAGAGAGGCAGAGGCCCAGCTGGGAACTGGACAGGAATTCAGTCAACATCTGGTGAAGGCGATAAGGCCAATCTGAAGACGgcgaggtgcttcacggtgactttgTATGACAGAGATAATTTGGAGTTCACCGTCTCAGAGACCACTCCTACTGGGTCATTCTCACTTGGTAGTTATAGAGTGTCACTCAAGGCTCAGACATGTAACTGCGGATATTTTCAGGCCCTTCATTATCCTTGTCCTCACGCCTTGGCCTGCTGTGCCTATTCACGGCTTACTTGGCAGCCGTATGTCCACCAGGTGTATCATCTTAGCTCGGTGTTCAGTGTGTACCGGATGGGATTCACCCCTCCCATTCCCGAGAGTTTTTGGCCGCCGTACGATGGGCCCATAGTCATACCAGATCACACCAAGAGGCATGCGAGCGAGGGACGTCCAAGGCCCACTAGAATCCGGACTACTATGGACGAGGCCAATCCGAACAGGCCCAAGAGATGTGGTCTGTGCAGGCAATCAGGACACATACGTCGGAGCTGTCCATAG